One genomic window of Actinoalloteichus hoggarensis includes the following:
- a CDS encoding PspA/IM30 family protein, protein MANPFVKAWKYLMAAFSSKIDEHADPKVQIQQAIEEAQRQHQALSQQAAAVIGNQRQLEMKLNRRLGDVEKLQASARQALVMAEDAMAKGDAEKATQYENSAQAFAAQLVSAEQEIEDLKSLHDSAIQAAGEAKQAVERNSMQLQQKIAERTKLLSQLEQAKMQEQVSSSLQSMSELAAPKNTPSLDEVRDKIEKRYATAMGQTELAKNSVQGRMLEVQQSTMDMAGSSRLEQIRASMRGGGAAGEVTSGQAAPQPATQAIQQPGQQQPGQA, encoded by the coding sequence ATGGCCAACCCGTTCGTGAAAGCTTGGAAGTACCTCATGGCGGCGTTCTCGTCGAAGATCGACGAGCATGCCGACCCCAAGGTGCAGATCCAGCAGGCCATCGAGGAGGCACAGCGGCAGCACCAGGCTTTGTCTCAGCAGGCCGCAGCCGTCATCGGTAATCAGCGCCAGTTGGAGATGAAGCTCAATCGGCGTCTCGGCGACGTCGAGAAGCTTCAGGCCTCGGCGCGGCAGGCCCTGGTCATGGCGGAGGACGCCATGGCCAAGGGTGACGCGGAGAAGGCGACGCAGTACGAGAACAGCGCGCAGGCCTTCGCGGCTCAGCTCGTCAGCGCCGAGCAGGAGATCGAGGACCTCAAGAGCCTGCACGACTCGGCGATCCAGGCCGCGGGCGAGGCCAAGCAGGCCGTCGAGCGCAACTCGATGCAGCTCCAGCAGAAGATCGCCGAGCGCACCAAGCTGCTCAGCCAGCTGGAGCAGGCGAAGATGCAGGAGCAGGTCTCCAGTTCGTTGCAGAGCATGAGCGAGCTGGCCGCGCCGAAGAACACCCCGAGCCTCGACGAGGTGCGGGACAAGATCGAGAAGCGCTACGCGACGGCCATGGGCCAGACGGAGCTGGCGAAGAACTCGGTTCAGGGCCGGATGCTGGAGGTTCAGCAGTCGACCATGGACATGGCGGGCTCGTCGCGTCTGGAGCAGATCCGTGCCTCGATGCGGGGCGGCGGCGCCGCGGGCGAGGTGACCAGCGGTCAGGCTGCGCCGCAGCCCGCGACGCAGGCCATCCAGCAACCGGGTCAGCAGCAGCCGGGTCAGGCCTAG
- the pspM gene encoding phage shock envelope stress response protein PspM — protein MATDNRDWARYATSVGRLGSELADEVRRGVATWRDPRAKAERRRKRARRGLAFRVGLAALTGAGAFLIGSDPGIEFGEVVLGGVAVVATASSVSSAVRVSRLYRTPLPEAAAPPPELPPVGSAARAPIQRLTVAEESLRELLDRLSEPASGVPVDSVVQIRLTAADAASAVHDGAQRLQAVERAAEAAPAAERAALTPEIRRLAEQLEESVDGYGRLVAAAGRAVAASASAAEPQAALTDASDRLAGLAAALRELSRGPGL, from the coding sequence ATGGCAACCGACAACCGCGACTGGGCGAGGTACGCGACCTCGGTCGGCCGGCTCGGCAGTGAGCTGGCCGACGAGGTCCGTCGTGGTGTCGCCACCTGGCGGGACCCGAGGGCCAAGGCGGAGCGACGTCGCAAGCGTGCCAGGCGTGGCCTCGCGTTCCGGGTGGGCCTGGCCGCGCTGACGGGGGCCGGGGCATTCCTGATCGGCAGTGATCCGGGGATCGAGTTCGGCGAGGTGGTGCTGGGCGGTGTCGCCGTCGTGGCCACCGCCTCGTCGGTCTCCTCCGCGGTCCGGGTCAGCCGGTTGTATCGAACCCCGCTGCCCGAGGCCGCCGCGCCGCCACCGGAGCTGCCTCCGGTGGGCTCGGCCGCTCGGGCGCCGATCCAGCGGCTCACCGTGGCGGAGGAGAGCCTGCGCGAGCTGCTGGACCGGCTGAGTGAACCCGCGTCGGGCGTCCCGGTGGACTCGGTGGTGCAGATCCGTCTCACCGCCGCGGACGCGGCCTCCGCGGTGCACGACGGTGCCCAGCGCCTTCAGGCCGTGGAGCGGGCCGCCGAGGCGGCTCCCGCCGCCGAGCGTGCCGCGTTGACGCCGGAGATCCGGCGGCTGGCCGAACAGCTCGAGGAGAGCGTCGACGGGTACGGCAGGCTGGTCGCCGCGGCGGGACGGGCGGTGGCGGCCTCGGCCTCGGCTGCCGAGCCTCAGGCCGCGCTCACCGACGCATCGGATCGGCTGGCCGGCCTGGCCGCCGCGCTGCGTGAGCTGTCGCGCGGGCCGGGGCTCTGA